In Metopolophium dirhodum isolate CAU chromosome 7, ASM1992520v1, whole genome shotgun sequence, one genomic interval encodes:
- the LOC132948766 gene encoding vesicle-associated membrane protein-associated protein A, with translation MSSKIEQILFIEPPHELKFKGPFTEPVQTIMSLKNPSDKKVAFKIKTTAPKRYCVRPNCGELAPKEKAEISVILQPFDYDANERNKHKFLVQTVVIDPVADYGEDGKTFQWRDVEEGRIMDSKLKCSFEMPTVEQLLESKNIHDDTTAVLETNTETELQKAATEVKELREEETILRQENMKLKEELLQLQYEIKNQQSQKRSVGGSQHLDMQNRNANIALMVGVAIVVALLGIIAGKYVF, from the exons ATGTCGTCCAAGATCGAACAGATACTATTCATCGAGCCGCCGCACGAGCTCAAATTCAAAG gtccATTTACTGAACCAGTTCAAACAATTATGTCTCTGAAAAATCCAAGTGATAAAAAAGTGGCTTTCAAAATCAAAACTACTGCACCTAAGCGTTATTGTGTCAGACCAAATTGTGGTGAACTTGCTCCTAAAGAAAAGGCGGAAATTTCAG TAATATTGCAACCATTCGACTATGATGCCAATGAAAGAAATAAACACAAGTTTTTGGTACAGACTGTTGTTATAGATCCTGTTGCTGACTATGGAGAAGATGGCAAAACTTTCCAG tggaGAGATGTTGAAGAAGGTAGAATAATGGattctaaattaaaatgctCGTTTGAAATGCCTACAGTCGAACAGTtattagaatctaaaaacattCATGATGATACCACA gCTGTATTAGAAACAAATACTGAAACAGAACTACAAAAAGCAGCCACTGAAGTAAAAGAATTACGCGAGGAAGAGACAATCTTAAGACaagaaaatatgaaattgaaa GAAGAACTATTGCAGCTTCAATATGAAATCAAAAACCAGCAATCTCAAAAACGTTCTGTTGGTGGTAGTCAGCATTTGGATATGCAAAACAGAAATGCCAATATCGCTCTGATGGTTGGCGTGGCGATAGTAGTTGCATTGTTGGGTATTATCGctggaaaatatgtattttag
- the LOC132948768 gene encoding COP9 signalosome complex subunit 8 encodes MPSPNMISEPLDVSFVIEELENDEIQEGCLTAEQYTKLFSAYLYTNELCAAKFLWRRVPEPVKADPELHKVWSIGKALWAKHYTQAYELIDCKWSNVLEPIMVAIKRRIQQDTLKFISMHYENIQLDKFQTFMGVDKEQAERIVESEGWTCRNGYVLPIAINEPDLGLGGSQEILDRLVTLSSFTSYIEN; translated from the exons ATGCCGTCGCCGAACATGATCTCCGAACCGCTCGACGTCAG TTTTGTCATCGAAGAGCTAGAAAACGACGAGATCCAAGAAGGCTGTCTGACGGCCGAACAGTACACCAAACTGTTTTCTGCATACTTGTACACCAACGAACTGTGTGCTGCAAAGTTCTTATGGCGCCGTGTGCCCGAACCGGTCAAGGCCGATCCCGAATTACATAAAGTCTGGTCGATTGGCAAAGCCCTCTGGGCAAAACACTACACACAAGCATATGAACTGATTGACTGCAAATGGTCTAATGTACTGGAGCCCATCATGGTTGCAATCAAGCGTCGCATCCAACAGGACACATTGAAATTCATTAGCATGCACTACGAAAACATACAACTTGacaaatttcaaacgttcatggGGGTAGACAAAGAACAAGCAGAAAGAATAGTGGAGAGTGAAGGTTGGACATGTAGAAATGGATATGTCTTGCCGATAGCAATCAACGAACCCGATTTGGGACTAGGTGGTAGTCAAGAAATTCTGGACAGATTAGTGACTCTATCATCATTTACGtcttatattgaaaattga